In a genomic window of Besnoitia besnoiti strain Bb-Ger1 chromosome XI, whole genome shotgun sequence:
- a CDS encoding NAD/NADP octopine/nopaline dehydrogenase, alpha-helical domain-containing protein (encoded by transcript BESB_020000) — MGAPSGTTAPPAAAPLLTVCICGGGNAAHASATWMGQKHKNIRVNVLTRQPEKWQKELRMETEGSRWEQLGDVFGTVNAVSSDPADVVPEADVCIVCAPAHAHLPILQKIQPHLKVGGIVGAVYGQGGFDWAMLRAFESEDARKRLGGYFALQNLPWLCRTLHYGSVVQLYGPKDYLNTAVAPRSVAEPVRLIISMLFDMPCNLLPNFMCITLSPSNQIIHPARYYSIFHKFDGKTPLKEEEIQWGLYNEFDDMAAEWLEKLSVELQAIKKALTNRFPHLDLSSVMPIKERVIKHYGKDVKDTSTLQRVFASNRGYAGCRTPATPVDGGYVPAVTGRLFTEDVPFGLCVLKDLAEQLNVATPTIDFMIVWHQNLMGKEYLKDGKLNPALIPETSCARAYGFTTPEEVVAPSLLAQEVELPFTRMDMLGRAAQ, encoded by the exons ATGGGCGCTCCTTCCGGCACCACCgctccgcccgccgcggcgcctcttctAACAGTCTGCATCTGTGGAGGCGGAAACGCAGCGCACGCATCAGCCACCTGGATGGGACAGAAGCACAAGAACATCCGAGTCAACGTCTTGACTCGGCAACCTGAAAA GTGGCAGAAGGAGCTCCGCATGGAGACAGAAGGCAGCCGCTGGGAGCAGCTCGGAGATGTCTTCGGCACAGTCAACGC GGTCTCGTCCGACCCCGCCGACGTCGTGCCCGAGGCTGACGTGTGCATCGTCTGCGCCCCCGCCCACGCGCACTTGCCCATCCTGCAGAAAATCCAGCCTCACTTGAAGGTCGGAGGCATCGTCGGGGCTGTCTACGGCCAAG GCGGCTTCGATTGGGCGATGCTTCGCGCCTTCGAGTCTGAAGACGCGCGCAAGAGACTTGGCGGCTACTTCGCGCTCCAGAACCTCCCGTGGCTCTGCCGCACGCTCCACTACGGCTCCGTGGTGCAGCTCTACGGCCCCAAGGACTATCTCAAC ACTGCGGTTGCCCCGAGATCCGTGGCGGAGCCCGTCCGCCTCATCATCAGCATGCTCTTCGACATGCCTTGCAACTTGCTGCCGAATTTCATGTGCATCACGCTCAGCCCGAGCAACCAGATCATCCACCCTGCCCG GTACTACTCGATTTTCCACAAGTTCGACGGCAAGACGCCGctgaaagaggaggaaatcCAGTGGGGACTGTACAACGAGTTTGACGACATGGCCGCGGAGTGGCTCGAGAAGCTGAGCGTTGAGCTGCAGGCGATCAAGAAGGCCCTGACCAACAGATTCCCCCATCTCGACCTCTCCAGCGTGATGCCCATCAAGGAGCGCGTCATCAAGCACTACG GCAAAGACGTCAAAGACACCTCGACCTTGCAGCGCGTGTTTGCGTCCAACCGAGGCTACGCAGGCTGCCGCACCCCGGCGACCCCTGTTGACG GAGGCTACGTTCCCGCGGTCACCGGCCGTCTGTTTACGGAGGACGTGCCGTTTGGCCTTTGCGTGCTGAAGGATCTCGCGGAGCAGCTGAACGTTGCGACGCCGACGATTGACTTCATGATTGTGTGGCACCAGAACCTTATGGGCAAGGAGTACCTGAAGGACGGCAAACTGAATCCGGCACTGATTCCCGAGACCtcttgcgcgcgcgcgtACGGCTTCACCACCCCGGAGGAGGTGGTGGCCCCGTCGCTCCTGGCGCAGGAAGTGGAGCTCCCCTTCACGCGGATGGACATGCTTGGCAGAGCGGCCCAGTAA
- a CDS encoding hypothetical protein (encoded by transcript BESB_020010), producing MDRLDELLVPDPNFLSGRPTSALEARLKTSDDALVPRRPPAGEVRTAVPAAQMRPAAPAEERRHTQTVEKEVLDKWRADRKRELVAFLRKANRELKAGPEVSKALAEFAALKENATKVRPPDDIFQALLWERLEGKDRGDKRTPPSGAPSQGPRLHAETPEGGVSAQPSSPAAPLSASEQLSLQLRERGAQLARMREREQEIRRQEEQERLLREKARRQDKGVRAASRRPGAESRGGDLRAVASPLRKLCRTKKPTAEGSRAGPATMSFEETRRKAERHGVVVRHGPLSSAARGRAGGGEPTGASWLAGRGGEEDSTKNESVATGVNGISKPVKRWVNGKVIVEKWRGISSLVYIPKKNTPQSPSSTDAPVSGADASPLRAAGSPVAAAPEVAHQIRQETTDALTADRGRETSADSSRVSSLSSLSPSPPRQVSLNSATNWSAEAAAADRAAACAAERQPLTRGGALSARTSPSQSSPPSAAHQGISPGHVRGPQLSRSPLPESGPAASSRETPPATPADPGRRRAALSSASPCASPSASSARQSASATAPGSHARASAPTSQRGSAGSSEGRSAHSAGQEKNLQRRHGSASSPCPQAAAARARRFPPAASLASSATSAAAPVASARPSKAFWAPSLSPSGAAGAAGCPARRRPQFVVPDLQGRAQACQPPKKYICGVPQPDRRVYNRPLGGAAAGGVRSFIPAVAACAVSPVKPSDPAERHRALRAQRTSVLPRGSVAAPFRCAATATSRGQAGRRPAARRASGREADDGVEVEEAESQFDSGGECEEPIRIRRSGSAAGRRPSLPLWRRRGISVDLEEEEDDMTDFIVDDEVAEAEEQGGGWRAEMRRVTGYDPGNYAGHLEGECDESGFHQQLREEHYSSRIATQEDAEEYQKLLEEEREERRLRKLSRRQERR from the coding sequence ATGGATCGGCTCGACGAACTGTTGGTGCCTGATCCGAATTTTCTTTCCGGAAGGCCGACGTCAGctctggaggcgcggctgaagACAAGCGATGACGCACTCgttccgcgtcgtccgccggcgGGGGAGGTGAGAACAGCGGTGCCAGCGGCGCAGATGCGACCTGCTGCTccagcggaggagaggagacacacacagacagTGGAAAAGGAGGTTTTGGACAAGTGGCGCGCCGATCGGAAGAGAGAACTGGTTGCGTTTCTGAGGAAGGCGAATCGAGAGTTGAAAGCGGGGCCCGAAGTCAGCAAAGCCCTCGCCGAATTTGCGGCTTTGAAGGAGAATGCAACCAAGGTTCGGCCTCCAGATGACATTTTTCAAGCCCTCCTGTGGGAGCGTCTTGAAGGGAAGGATCGAGGCGACAAGAGGACACCGCCAtccggcgcgccttcgcagggACCGCGACTCCACGCAGAGACCCCGGAGGGAGGCGTGAGCGCACAGCCCTCTTCCCCCGCAGCTCCTCTTTCGGCGAGTGAGCAGCTGTCgctccagctgcgcgagcgcggcgcccaaCTCGCCcgcatgcgcgagcgcgaacAGGAGATTCGGAGACAGGAGGAACAGGAGCGTCTCTtgcgggagaaggcgcggagacaagaCAAGGGCGTAAGAGCTGCCAGCAGGAGGCCAGGGGCAGAGAGCCGTGGCGGGGACCTTCGGGCAGTCGCGTCTCCCCTGCGCAAACTCTGCAGGACGAAAAAACCCACTGCAGAAGGCAGCCGGGCAGGCCCCGCCACGATGAGCTTCGAGGAGACCCGACGGAAAGCGGAGAGGCACGGCGTCGTAGTCAGGCACGGGCCTCTGTCtagcgcggcgcgcggcagggcggGGGGTGGGGAGCCCACGGGGGCCTCCTggctcgccggccgcggaggagaggaggactCGACGAAAAATGAGTCCGTGGCGACAGGCGTCAACGGAATCAGCAAGCCGGTGAAGCGCTGGGTAAACGGGAAGGTCATTGTCGAGAAGTGGAGGGGCATCTCGTCTCTGGTGTACATACCGAAGAAAAACACGCCGCAGTCCCCGTCCAGCACGgacgcgcctgtctctggcgccgatgcctcgccgctccgcgccgcgggctcccCAGTGGCAGCTGCCCCCGAGGTCGCTCACCAGATTCGGCAAGAAACGACTGATGCCTTGACTGCGGACAGAGGCAGGGAAACATCTGCTGACTCATCCCGTGTCTCGTcgctttcctcgctctcgccttctccgccccgCCAAGTTTCACTGAACAGCGCGACAAACTGGAGTGCTgaagcggccgctgcagaccgcgcagccgcttgcgcggcggagcgacaGCCCCtcacccgcggcggcgcgctcagCGCAAGGACTTCCCCATCTCAAagctcgcctccctctgctgcACACCAGGGTATTAGCCCGGGGCACGTGCGGGGACCGCAGCTCTCTCGATCCCCCCTGCCTGAATCTGGGCCTGCAGCCTCGTCGCGGGAAACGCCACCCGCCACGCCGGCCGACCCCGGTCGCCGCCGGGCCGCCCTCAGCAGCGCTTCGCcttgcgcgtctccttctgcgtcgaGTGCCCGCCagagcgccagcgccacAGCGCCAGGGTCGCAcgcccgcgcgtccgcccctACCTCGCAGAGGGGCTCTGCCGGCTCTTCGGAGGGAAGGAGTGCACACAGCGCCGGGCAAGAGAAAaatctgcagcggcgacacgggtccgcttcgtctccgtgcccacaggctgccgccgcgcgcgcccgtcgcttcccgcctgctgcgtctctggcgtctTCGGCGACCTCTGCCGCGGCACCTGTCGCGTCTGCTCGGCCGTCGAAAGCCTTTTGGGctccttcgctgtctccttcgggCGCAGCGGGGGCAGCGGGGTgtcccgcgaggcggcggccgcagttTGTCGTGCCCGACCTGCAGGGGAGGGCGCAGGCCTGTCAGCCGCCGAAGAAGTACATCTGCGGCGTTCCGCAGCCGGACCGACGCGTCTACAACCGGCCTCTGGggggcgcggcagcaggggGCGTTCGCAGTTTCATccctgcggtcgcggcgtgcgcggtcTCTCCAGTCAAGCCCAGCGACCCGGCGGAGCGGCACCGAGCTCTGCGCGCCCAGCGCACCAGCGTCCTTCCCCGTGGCAGCGTGGCTGCGCCAttccgctgcgcggcgaccgcgacgagTCGAGGCCAGGCAGGCCGAAgaccggcagcgcgccgcgcgtcgggACGCGAAGCGGACGATGGAGTGGAAGttgaggaagcagagagccaGTTCGATAGCGGCGGAGAGTGTGAGGAGCCCATTCGAATCAGAAGGTCTGGGTcagcggcggggcggaggccgagcctgccgctgtggcggcggcgggggatCTCCGTAGAcctcgaggaggaggaggacgacatGACAGACTTCATCGTGGACGACGAAGTcgccgaggcagaagagcAAGGCGGAGGCTGGCGTGCGGAAATGAGGCGAGTGACCGGTTACGATCCGGGGAACTACGCTGGGCATCTCGAAGGCGAGTGCGACGAGAGCGGATTCcaccagcagctgcgtgaAGAGCACTACAGCAGCCGCATTGCCACCCAGGAAGATGCGGAAGAGTATCAGAAGCTcctcgaagaagaaagggaagAACGACGACTCAGGAAGCTGAGCAGGAGACAGGAACGCCGGTAA
- a CDS encoding kelch repeat domain containing/Serine/threonine protein phosphatase protein (encoded by transcript BESB_020030) encodes MSQPQENGSSASLASPSSAAVGGGASSPSPAGGAASAGAASAKTGEFLGLPKSIQQSGDIPPPRFGHTCTGVGNHKVVVFGGAVGAAGGYSITNESYLYDNAGSRWHHLFAENPPPPRAAHAACCVDTLQLVVFGGATGGGSLSAEELYLLDLRKDPQLQWMPVPLQGVTPGRRYGHSMVYNKPNIIVFGGNDGERPLADVWFMDVEKSPFRWEEVIFEAHARRPPPRVYHATEVCREGPASGMMVVFGGRSASSRSLNDTWGLRQHRDGRWDWIAAPSKKQQAPEARFQHSMVFIGSKMLIVGGRTDTDCTKPLSTAVYDTETVEWRFMASMGRFRHSSWTVRSTVYTFGGFSHLTQQHPTADLTLMDCSLIPNFYSEREREDIRRKQALQQEQQVALANAVAASQAQTQPALPPPAPAPSAAPAASRAPNAFVAQTGAAAAKARAAPAGPAGPAGQQDPQAAQAAPPPGAPQHQGTANFASGSLRQSWSMSQRSQPRQLADIKLASHVSVVHETGEDFSSLVRRISIDRLEEEGKKINKEASRQEPLPTATESRRELLAERILKLLLRPLITQQEVYSTFNTDAPFAISWSDVTYLCDVVLDIVKNDDMVLHLRAPIKVYGDIHGQYYDLMRLFHLYKMPVEEERSDEFLSGPSSVLGGSGQGAGAGNSGVVGDIDTNDYLFLGDYVDRGLNSLETICLLFALKVKYPRQIHLLRGNHEDPAINSLYGFQDECKRRLREDPFDPNSCWRKFNLVFEYLPVAAIIDDAILCIHGGIGGTISSVEDLAALQRPLKVAQIPQNVYEQRVTDLLWSDPTDNDSMLGVVRNDVRDPDGSGRIYKFGPDRVHRFLAENDLQLIIRAHECVMDGFERFAGGKLITLFSATNYCNHHQNAGALLFIRRDMTIIPKLIYPANAPCQYNTWDSRMAELRPPTPPRAAPRMREKEFAGGG; translated from the exons ATGAGCCAGCCTCAGGAGAATgggtcttctgcgtcgcttgcgtctccctcttccgccgcggttGGCGGCGGTGCgagctctccgtcgcccgcagggggggctgcctccgcgggcgccgcctccgcgaagaCTGGGGAATTTCTAGGCTTGCCGAAGTCGATTCAACAAAGCGGCGACATCCCTCCACCGCGGTTCGGGCACACCTGCACCGGCGTAGGGAACCACAAAGTCGTGGTTTTTGGGGGTGCCGTCGGCG CTGCGGGAGGCTACTCGATTACGAACGAGAGCTATTTGTACGACAATGCCGGGAGTCGGTGGCATCACCTCTTCGCGGAGaatcctccgccgcctcgggcggcgcatgcagcctgCTGTGTAGATACCCTCCAGCTCGTTGTCTTTGGCGGCGCTACGGGAGGAGGGAGTTTGAGCGCAGAAGAG CTGTACCTCTTGGACCTGCGCAAGGATCCGCAGCTGCAGTGGATGCCCGTACCGCTTCAGGGCGTCACGCCCGGGCGGCGCTACGGCCACTCAATGGTTTACAACAAGCCAAACATCATCGTCTTTGGTGGCAACGACGG GGAACGCCCACTCGCTGACGTGTGGTTCATGGACGTTGAAAAGTCGCCATTCCGGTGGGAGGAAGTCATTTTCGAGgctcacgcgcgccgccctccgccgagaGTCTACCACGCCACGGAG GTCTGCAGAGAAGGGCCCGCTAGCGGGATGATGGTGGTTTTTGGTGGGCGGAGcgcgagcagccgcagcctgaACGACACGTGGGGTCTCCGCCAGCAccgcgacggccgctggGACTGGATCGCCGCACCCTCGAAGAAACAACAGGCCCCTGAGGCGCGATTTCAACACT CGATGGTGTTCATCGGCTCCAAGATGCTCATCGTTGGCGGCCGCACAGACACCGACTGCACCAA GCCCCTATCGACCGCAGTCTACGACACCGAGACCGTGGAGTGGCGGTTCATGGCGTCCATGGGCAGG TTCCGACACAGCTCCTGGACGGTCCGCTCGACGGTCTACACCTTTGGCGGTTTCTCCCACCTGACGCAGCAGCACCCCACAGCTGACTTGACTCTGATGGACTGCTCAC TGATTCCGAATTTCtacagcgagcgcgagcgcgaagacaTTCGGCGGAAGCAGGCCCTCCAGCAGGAGCAGCAGGTCGCGCTGGCGAatgccgtcgcggcctcgcaggcccAGACTCagcctgcgctgcctccgcctgcccccgccccctccgcagctcccgcggcgtctcgcgcgccgaacGCATTCGTCGCGCAGacgggcgcagccgccgccaagGCCCGCGCAGCCCCCGCGGGGCCCGCGGGCCCCGCGGGCCAGCAGGACCCGCAAGCTGCGCAAGCCGCGCCCCCGCCCGGTGCCCCCCAGCACCAGGGCACGGCGAACTTCGCCTCCGGCTCACTCAGGCAGTCCTGGAGCATGTCTCAGCGAAGCCAGCCGCGGCAACTCGCCGAT ATAAAGCTCGCCTCGCACGTCTCCGTCGTCCACGAGACCGGCGAGgatttctcttctctcgttcGGCGG ATATCGATCGATcggctggaggaggagggcaaGAAGATCAACAAGGAAGCGTCGCGGCAGGAGCCGCTACCGACGGCGACAGAGTCAAGACGGGAGCTCCTCGCAGAGCGAATCCTCAAGCTCCTGTTGAGACCCCTCATCACACAGCAGGAAGTCTATTCCACGTTCAACACGGACGCACCCTTTGCGATCTCATGGAGCGACGTCACATACCTCTGCGACGTC GTTTTGGATATCGTGAAAAACGACGACATGGTGCTTCATCTGCGGGCGCCGATCAAAG TGTATGGTGACATCCACGGTCAGTACTACGACCTGATGCGGCTCTTCCATCTGTACAAGATGCCggtggaagaagagcgaagcGACGAATTCCTCAGCGGGCCGTCTTCAgtcctcggcggcagcgggcaaggcgcgggcgccggcaaCTCGGGCGTCGTGGGCGATATTGACACGAACGACTACTTGTTCCTTGGCGACTACGTCGACCGCGGCCTGAACAGCTTGGAAACCatctgtctcctctttgcTCTAAAG GTCAAGTATCCACGTCAGATTCACCTTCTGCGAGGGAATCACGAAGATCCCGCGATCAATTCGCTGTACGGCTTCCAAGACGAGTGCAAGCGCCGCTTGCGCGAGGACCCGTTCGATCCCAACAGCTGCTGGCGGAAGTTCAACCTCGTCTTCGAGTACCTCCCAGTCGCCGCCATCATCGACGACGCGATCCTCTGCATCCACGGCGGCATCGGCGGCACCATCTCCTCCGTGGAagacctcgcggcgctccagcgcccgcTCAAAGTCGCCCAAATTCCGCAAAACGTCTAC GAGCAGCGCGTCACAGACTTGCTGTGGTCTGATCCCACGGACAACGACAGCATGCTGGGAGTCGTGCGGAACGACGTGAGAGATCCTGATGGGTCGGGTCGCATCTACAAGTTCGGCCCTGACCGCGTTCACCGCTTTTTAGCCGAAAACGACCTCCAACTCATCATCAG ggCGCACGAGTGCGTCATGGACGGCTTCGAGAGATTCGCAGGCGGCAAGCTCATCACGCTTTTTTCGG cGACTAACTACTGCAATCACCACCAAAACGCAGGCGCGCTGCTCTTCATTCGACGGGACATGACAATCATCCCCAAGTTGATCTACCCTGCCAACGCGCCGTGTCAATACAATACCTG gGATTCACGGATGGCCGAGTTGCGCCCTCCCAcacctccgcgcgccgctccgcgtATGCGAGAGAAGGAATTCGCAGGCGGTGGCTAA
- a CDS encoding AP2 domain transcription factor AP2IX-6 (encoded by transcript BESB_020020) yields MFLVRASLLPVPASVFGHVRTGKAGAPSSTASILSREALLRGAASPWVTLTGVRMFGGRAGGLKRRKPRRDPGRVIQSGLGRRQEFFWPEKARRTRVPLYQNSRPNLIYDQRFRRFMCMWYASGVQVFRPFSCRGRKGGRGKEGLPDGLGIGRGAGTWERARAKAVVLLKQLKRQGHLDKLAKPDITRSGVRGVYFDTEEKLWVATWNEHGLRRFKAFPTMEMGFDAAYAAAVAVRRQKLRENYIFCMQRNRKKSGRPPFK; encoded by the coding sequence ATGTTTCTTGTGAGAGCATCTCTGCTGCCGGTTCCAGCGAGTGTATTTGGACATGTGCGGACGGGGAAGGCAGGGGCGCCGAGCTCCACCGCGTCAATTCTCTCCAGGGAAGCGCTGCTACGCggtgcggcgtctccctggGTAACCCTGACAGGCGTGCGCATGTTTGGTGGTCGCGCGGGAGGTTTgaagcggcggaagccgcggcgagaTCCAGGACGAGTGATCCAGTCGGGGCTGGGCCGCAGACAGGAGTTTTTTTGGCCAGAAAaagcgcggcggacgcgcgtgcCACTGTACCAGAATTCTCGGCCGAACCTGATTTACGATCAGCGGTTTCGAAGATTCATGTGCATGTGGTACGCCAGCGGCGTCCAAGTGTTTCGGCCGTTCTCCTGTCGCGGCAGAAAAGGCGGACGCGGAAAGGAAGGACTACCTGACGGGCTGGGTATCGGCCGAGGAGCAGGCACGTgggagcgcgcgcgcgcgaaggcggttGTGCTCCTCAAGCAACTGAAGCGGCAAGGACATTTGGACAAACTCGCGAAACCTGACATCACGCGCAGCGGTGTGCGAGGCGTCTACTTCGATACTGAGGAGAAACTCTGGGTGGCGACTTGGAATGAACACGGGCTGAGGAGATTCAAGGCGTTCCCGACCATGGAAATGGGTTTCGACGCCGCGTACgcagcggccgtcgcggTCCGCAGGCAAAAGCTGCGAGAAAACTACAtcttctgcatgcagcggaaCAGAAAGAAATCCGGAAGACCGCCTTTCAAATGA